In one Nitrospirota bacterium genomic region, the following are encoded:
- a CDS encoding type II toxin-antitoxin system RelE/ParE family toxin yields MKIYQSRLFEKKAKKLPKREKEILDQEVSKIANNPSIGDEKKGDLRGIFVHKFKIKTMAYLLAYRIIEKDLELIMIGPHENYYRDLKNYLKS; encoded by the coding sequence ATGAAAATATACCAGTCAAGGCTGTTCGAGAAAAAAGCGAAAAAACTGCCCAAACGAGAAAAAGAGATATTAGACCAGGAGGTAAGCAAAATAGCAAACAATCCCTCTATCGGAGATGAAAAGAAGGGAGATCTCAGGGGGATATTCGTCCATAAATTCAAGATTAAAACAATGGCGTATCTGCTTGCCTATAGGATTATTGAAAAGGATTTGGAATTAATTATGATTGGGCCTCATGAGAACTATTATCGGGACTTAAAAAATTATTTAAAGAGCT